Proteins encoded within one genomic window of Bacillus sp. F19:
- the rsmH gene encoding 16S rRNA (cytosine(1402)-N(4))-methyltransferase RsmH gives MFQHKTVLLRETVDGLNIKEDGVYVDCTLGGAGHSSYLLSKLSKDGHLFAFDQDDAALSHAKELLAEYAGQVTFIKSNFRYLKEELEQLGVTEVDGILFDLGVSSPQLDTPERGFSYHHDAPLDMRMDQHASISAFDVVNHWTYEELVKIFFRYGEEKFSKQVARKIEAAREKQPIQTTGELVELIKDAIPAPARRKGGHPAKRIFQAIRIAVNDELKVFEEAIGQAVDLIKPGGRVSVITFHSLEDRICKTAFKQAAALPELPPNLPVIPDEFKPKVKLITRKPIVPSDEELEENNRARSAKLRILEKL, from the coding sequence ATGTTTCAACATAAAACAGTATTATTGCGTGAAACGGTAGACGGATTAAACATTAAAGAAGATGGTGTATATGTAGACTGCACTTTAGGGGGAGCAGGGCACAGTTCTTATCTGCTGTCTAAGCTTTCAAAGGATGGTCACCTCTTCGCTTTTGACCAGGATGATGCAGCCCTCTCGCATGCAAAAGAACTGCTGGCAGAATATGCGGGACAGGTTACATTTATAAAAAGCAATTTCAGGTATTTAAAAGAAGAACTTGAACAGTTAGGCGTTACTGAGGTTGACGGCATTCTGTTTGACCTTGGCGTATCATCGCCGCAATTAGATACACCTGAGAGAGGCTTCAGCTATCATCACGATGCACCTCTTGATATGAGAATGGACCAGCATGCCAGCATTTCCGCCTTTGATGTGGTGAATCACTGGACATATGAAGAACTGGTCAAAATTTTCTTCCGTTATGGAGAAGAAAAATTCTCAAAGCAGGTAGCGAGAAAAATAGAAGCAGCCAGAGAAAAACAGCCGATCCAAACGACAGGAGAGCTCGTTGAACTAATTAAAGATGCGATCCCAGCTCCAGCAAGAAGAAAAGGCGGTCACCCTGCCAAACGGATTTTTCAGGCGATCCGAATTGCGGTAAATGATGAACTGAAAGTATTTGAAGAAGCGATTGGACAAGCTGTCGACCTAATTAAACCCGGCGGCAGAGTCAGCGTCATAACGTTCCATTCATTAGAAGACAGAATCTGCAAGACGGCCTTTAAACAAGCTGCTGCATTACCGGAACTGCCTCCTAACTTGCCGGTTATACCGGATGAATTTAAACCGAAAGTGAAACTGATCACAAGAAAACCGATCGTGCCATCAGATGAAGAGCTAGAAGAAAACAATCGAGCAAGATCAGCTAAACTTAGAATCCTAGAAAAACTATAA
- the ftsL gene encoding cell division protein FtsL, with the protein MSNLAVKLQQQRQEQHKQMPEQQQTVVTTRRPAITLGEKVLIVAFLSVLLFAAVQIVTNSVTVYESNIEIQKIEAKIQDQQRINSDLTVQVKELSTYERIWAKAKELGLTLNQNNVKVVNE; encoded by the coding sequence ATGAGTAATTTAGCAGTGAAATTACAGCAGCAGAGGCAAGAGCAGCATAAACAAATGCCCGAGCAGCAGCAAACGGTCGTCACTACAAGAAGACCAGCCATAACACTAGGGGAAAAAGTGCTTATCGTCGCTTTCTTATCAGTCCTCTTATTTGCAGCCGTCCAAATCGTAACGAACAGTGTAACAGTCTACGAGTCAAATATTGAAATTCAGAAGATTGAGGCCAAAATACAGGATCAGCAAAGAATCAATTCTGATTTAACTGTCCAAGTTAAAGAATTAAGCACATACGAACGCATTTGGGCAAAAGCTAAAGAGCTTGGATTAACACTTAATCAAAATAATGTGAAAGTTGTTAATGAATAA